TGCCGAAGCCGTAGCCGATCGTCACATTGACACCGCCTGAGCGGTCTCCTTACGCTCGGTCGGCCATGCGACGGTGGCCGGAAGCCGGTGAGAATCCGCACGGTCGCGCCACTGTAACCGCCAACGGGAGTCAGACCCGCCGCCGTCGCGAACACCGACCGGGCCGCGAAAGCCCAAGGAGGTTTCCCCGTGACCCAAGCAGCGGTTCCCCTTCCCAGCACGCCCGAACTCCGCATCCCGATCCGCGAAATCCTGCCGTGGGCCGTGTTCATCGGCGTGCTCGCGCTGGTCGTGCTCTACTTCGTCAGCACCGAGCAGGGCGCGCTCGCCCTGTTTTCCAACGGTTACGTGCACGAGTTCGTGCACGACGGCCGCCACCTGCTCGCCTTCCCCTGCCACTGAGCGCGGCGTCATGGTGAGGACCTTGCTGGTCCGCGGCTTGCTCGCGGGCCTGGCCGCCGGTGTGCTCGCGGCGATTTTCGCGTTCTTCGTCGGAGAACCGCCGGTCGACGCCGCCATCGGTATCGAAGAGGCGGGCACATCGGCGCATTCGCACGAAGAAGCCGGTGGGCATTCGCACGGCGAAGAAGAGGCAGAACTCGTCAGCCGGGACGTGCAGAGCACGCTCGGGCTGCTCGTCGGCGTCGGCGCGTACGCGATCGCCGGCGGCGGGCTGTTCTCGCTCGCCTTCGCCTTTTCCTACGGCCGCCTGGGTTCGCTGCGGCCGCGGGCGTTGTCCGCGTTGCTCGCGGTGGCCACGTTTGTGGTGGTCGTCGGCGTGCCGTTCCTGAAGTACCCGGCGAACCCGCCCGCGGTCGGGCAGAGCGAAACCATCGGCGACCGGACCGGGCTGTACTTCGGTTTTGTCGCGCTGTCACTGGTTTTCGCGATCGGCGCGGCCGTGCTCGGGCGCCGGATCGGCGGCTGGAACGGCGGGCTGGCCGGGGCGGGCGCCTACGTGGTGCTGGTTTCGGTGGCGGCCGCGCTGCTGCCGTCGATCGACGAAGTGCCTGACGGCTTTCCCGGTTCCACCTTGTGGACCTTCCGGATCGCCTCGCTCGGCACGCAACTGGTGCTGTGGGTGGCGCTCGGCCTGGTCTTCGGCGCACTGGCCGAACGGGTGCTCACCGGACGGCGGGCCGAGG
The genomic region above belongs to Amycolatopsis sp. YIM 10 and contains:
- a CDS encoding CbtB-domain containing protein — protein: MTQAAVPLPSTPELRIPIREILPWAVFIGVLALVVLYFVSTEQGALALFSNGYVHEFVHDGRHLLAFPCH
- a CDS encoding CbtA family protein produces the protein MVRTLLVRGLLAGLAAGVLAAIFAFFVGEPPVDAAIGIEEAGTSAHSHEEAGGHSHGEEEAELVSRDVQSTLGLLVGVGAYAIAGGGLFSLAFAFSYGRLGSLRPRALSALLAVATFVVVVGVPFLKYPANPPAVGQSETIGDRTGLYFGFVALSLVFAIGAAVLGRRIGGWNGGLAGAGAYVVLVSVAAALLPSIDEVPDGFPGSTLWTFRIASLGTQLVLWVALGLVFGALAERVLTGRRAEAQLAR